The segment CCCGACGGGCGGGTCGAGATCTCGCCGAACCAGGGCTCGTAGCCCTCGGAGATGTGGTGAGCGATGCCGGTGCCGCGGGTGTCGGTGAGGAACTCCGTGCGGAAGCCGATCAGGCCGCGGGCGGGGACCAGGAACTCCATGCGGACCCAGCCGGTGCCGTGGTTGATCATCTGCTCCATGCGGCCCTTGCGGACGGCCAGCAGCTGCGTGATGGTGCCGAGGTACTCCTCGGGCGCGTCGATGGTCAGGCGCTCGACGGGCTCGTGCAGCTTGCCGTCGATCTCCTTGGTGACCACCTGCGGCTTGCCGACGGTGAGCTCGTAGCCCTCGCGCCGCATCTGCTCGACGAGGATCGCGAGGGCCAGCTCGCCACGACCCTGCACCTCCCACGCGTCGGGGCGGTCGGTGGGCAGCACGCGGATCGACACGTTGCCGATGAGCTCGGCGTCGAGACGGTCCTTGACGAGGCGGGCCGTGACCTTCGTGCCCTTCTCGCGGCCGGCGAGCGGCGACTGGTTGGTGCCGATCGTCATGGAGATGGCCGGCTCGTCGACGTGGATCAGCGGCAGGGCGACCGGGTTCTCCGGGTCGGCCAGCGTCTCGCCGATGTTGATGCTCGCCATGCCGGCGATGGCGACGATGTCGCCCGGACCGGCGGACTCGCCGGGCTTGCGCTCGAGCGCCTCGGTGATGAGCAGCTCGGTGACCTTGACCCGCTCGACCGAGCCGTCGCGCTTCATCCACGCGACCTGCTGGCCCTTCTTGAGCGTGCCCTCCTTGACGCGGACCAGCGCGAGGCGGCCGAGGAAGGGCGAGGAGTCGAGGTTCGTGACGTGCGCCTGCAGCGGCGCGCCCTCGGTGTACTCGGGGGCCGGCACGGCGTCCATGATCGTCTGGAACAGCGGGACCAGGTTCTCGTTGTCGGGCAGGCCGCCGTCGTCGGGCTTGTTCAGCGAGGCACGACCGGCGCGGGCCGACGCGTAGACGACGGGGAAGTCGAGGGCGTCGTCACCGGCGTCCTCGGGCAGCAGGTCGAGGAACAGCTCGTAGGTCTCGTCGACGACCTCGGCGATGCGCGAGTCGGGACGGTCGACCTTGTTGACCACGAGGATGACCGGCATCTTCGCGGCGAGCGCCTTGCGCAGCACGAAGCGCGTCTGGGGCAGTGGGCCCTCGGACGCGTCGACGAGCAGGACCACGGCGTCGACCATGGACAGGCCGCGCTCGACCTCACCACCGAAGTCGGCGTGGCCGGGGGTGTCGATGATGTTGATCGTCACGCCGCCCTCAGGAGCACCGGGGCCCGCGTAGCGGACGGCGGTGTTCTTCGCGAGGATCGTGATGCCCTTCTCGCGCTCGAGGTCGCCGGAGTCCATGACCCGGTCGGTGACCTCCTGGTGGTCGGTGTAGGCACCCTGCTGCTGGAGCATGGCGTCGACGAGGGTGGTCTTGCCGTGGTCGACGTGGGCGACGATCGCGACGTTGCGCAGATCGAGACGGGTGGACATGCAGGGAGTTCCTCGCGCTGGATGACAGGGGAGCCGGGGCCGGCTGAGGCCGGAGGGCCCCCAGAAGTCTAGTCGGCCGGTGGACGTGCTCCTGCCACATGGCGGCACCAGCGTCGAAACTAGATGCAGATCACAATCATCGCGTGATCACAATGGTTGCATGTGCGTTAGCATCTTCCGGTGACCATCGAACGCGGAGCGGTGCACGAGCGCCTGGAGGCGTTCGTCCAGAGACTCATGAGCTGTGTGCACTCCGAGGGCCTCGACCAGCTCGTCGAGCTCGACCTCTCCATGACGCAGGCGCGAGCGATGTTCACCGTCGCCCACGCCGACCGCCCCCTCGCGATCAACGAGATCGCGACAGCCATCGGACTCTCGGTGGCTGCCTCAGGTCGCACCGTCGACCAGCTCGTCAAGCTCGGCGCCCTCGAGCGCCACGAGAGTCCGGAGGACCGTCGGGTGAAGCTCGTGGGCCTCACCAAGCACGGCTTCGACTTCGTGGACGAGCAGATGGAGCACAAGCGTCGGGCCCTGCGCGTCGTCGCGGACCGGCTCGACCCCCAGCACGCCGAAGACCTGCACAGGATCCTCGGCCAGATCCTCGCGAGCGACGCCTTGCGACTGCCAGAGAAGGAAGACCATGTCTGACCAGACCGCCGTCGGTGCGGCACCCTCCATCCCGGACGACGACCGCATCACCCCGGACATCCTGAAGATCGCCGGTGTCGTCGTCCTCGGCGCCATCATGTCGATCCTCGACATCACCGTCGTGAACGTGGCCCTGCCGACGTTCCAGGAGGCGTTCGACGTCTCCGAGCTGTCCACCGTCGCGTGGTCCGTGACCGGCTACACGCTGGCGCTCGCCGCGGTCATCCCGCTCACGGGCTGGGCGGCCGACCGCTTCGGAACCAAGCGCCTCTACATGGCCGCGATCGGCCTGTTCACCATCGGCTCGGTGCTGTGCGCCACGGCCTGGAGCATCGAGTCGCTCGTGGCCTTCCGCGTCCTCCAGGGCCTCGGCGGCGGCATGCTGATGCCGCTGGGCATGACGATCATGACCCGGGCCGCCGGCCCGCACCGCATGGGGCGCCTCATGGCCATCCTGGGCATCCCGATGCTCCTCGGCCCGATCATGGGTCCGATCCTCGGCGGCTGGCTCATCGAGATCGCCTCGTGGCACTGGATCTTCCTGATCAACCTGCCCCTCGGCCTCGCGGCGCTCGTCTACGCGCAGATCATCCTGCCGAAGGACGAGGCCGAGCCGAGCGAGTCGTTCGACTTCATCGGGATGCTGCTGATGTCCCCGGGCCTCGCGCTCTTCCTGTTCGGTGTCTCCTCGATCCCCGAGACCGGCACCGTGGAGTCGACCCGGGTGCTCGTGCCTGCGATCGTCGGCGCCCTGTTGATCATCGGTTTCGTCTTCTGGGCCTTCCGGCCGAAGCACCCGCTGCTCGACCTGCGGCTGTTCAAGGACCGCAACCTCGCGGTCTCGACGATCACCATGTTCCTGTTCGTCGGTGCGTTCTTCGGTGCGCTGCTGCTGGTGCCGACCTACTTCCAGCAGGTTCGTGGCGAGAGCGTCCTCAAGGCCGGCCTCCTCGTGGCGCCGCAGGGACTGGGCGCCATGCTGACCATGCCGATCGCCGGCACCCTGGTCGACAGGATGCCGATCGGCCGGATCGTGCCGTTCGGCTTCGTCGGCATCATCGTCGGTGTCGTGGGACTCGCGACGAGCACGGATCCGAACACCCCGCTGTGGCACATCATGGGCTGGTTGTTCGTCATGGGCCTCGGCATGGGTGGCACGATGATGCCGATCTTCACCTCCGCGCTCAAGACGCTCAAGGCGCACGACGTGGCCCGCGGCTCCACGCTCATCAACGTGGTGCAGCAGGTGGCCAGCTCCATCGGCGTCGCCATCATGACGGTGCTGCTGACCAACGGGTTCAAGGACTCCGCCGCGGTCACGGCCGGCCAGGCGATCGGCGAGGCCGAGCGGACCGGCACCCCACCGCCGCAGGAGGCCCTGGAGGTCGCCCAACGGCTCGGCGACGGGTTCCAGGCCACCGTCCTGCAGGACATGGCCGACGCGTTCCACAGCACCTACCTCGTGGCGCTCGCGCTCATCGTCGTGGCGCTCGTGCCGGTCGCGTTCATGCCGCGCAAGCGCGAGGAGTCCAAGCTCCTCGCCGACGAGGACCGGCCTCCGGTCGTCGTGCACTGACACCCGCCGCATGCGCAGCGACCCCCGACACCTCGAGGTGTCGGGGGTCGCTGCGTGTCGGGGGTCGCAGCTCTCAGGAGGTCCGGTGCACCTTGTGCTGCGACGCCTGCGCGATCGGCTTGACGACCACGAGGTCGACGTTCACGTGCTGCGGTCGGGTGGCGATCCACGCCACCACGTCGGCCACGTCGTCGGCCGTGAGCGGCTCGTCGACACCGGCGTACACGGCCTCCGCCCGCTCGGCGTCGCCGTCGAACCGCGTGAGCGCGAACTCCTCGGTGCGCACCATCCCGGGGGCGACCTCGCACACGCGCACGGGACGGCCCAGGAGCTCGAGGCGGAGCGTCTCGGTCATCACCGCGACCCCGTGCTTGGCCGCCGTGTACCCGCCGCCGCCCTCGTAGGCGATGCGCCCGGCGGTGGACCCGACGTTGAGGATGGTGCCGGCGCCGCTGGCCTCGAGCGCGGGGAGCAGGGCCCGGGTGACCTGCAGGGTGCCGATCACGTTGATCTCGTACATGCGCCGCCAGTCCTCGGCGTCGGCGTGCTCCACGGGGTCCAGGCCCAGGGCGCCACCGGCGTTGTTGACGAGCAGGCTCACCGCGGGACCCGCGGCCTCGGCGAGCGCTCGCACCTGCTCGGCATCGGTCACGTCGCAGGGCACGGCGATGCCGTCGATCTCGGCGGCGAGGGCCTGGATGCGATCGGCGCGGCGCGCGGCGCAGACGACGCGGTAGCCCGCGGCTGCGAGGTGCCGTGCGCTCGCGGCGCCGATGCCGCTGCTGGCGCCGGTGACGACGGCGACGGGACGGCCAACCTGCTGGGACGGGGCGGGACTCTGCTCGACCATGACGCCATCGTCGCACCGGTGTCGACGTCGACGGCGCGCCCCTCTCGCTGCGGAGGTGGGCGGGGAGCGTCAAGATGGTCCGGTGACGACCTCCCGCCGACCCCGCCGCGTGGCCATGCTCTCGGCGCACACGTCGCCCCTGGAGCAGCCGGGCAGCGGCGACGCCGGCGGGATGAACGTCTACGTGCTCGAGCTGGCCCGTCGCCTCGCCCGGCGCGGCGTCGAGGTCGAGGTGTTCACGCGGGCCACGTCGCGACACCTCCCGCCCGTGGTCGAGGCCGCGCCCGGTGTGGTGGTGCGGCACGTGACGGCCGGACCGTTCGAGGGACTCACCAAGGACGACCTGCCCAGCCAGCTGTGCGGCTTCGTGCGCGACGTCCTGCGGGCCGAGGTCGTGGCCGGCCCCGACCACTTCGACCTCGTCCACAGCCACTACTGGCTGTCCGGCCAGGTCGGGACGGTCGCGGCCGAGCGATGGGACGTGCCGCTCGTGCACACGATGCACACGATGGCGAAGGTCAAGAACGCCCACCTCGCCGAGGGCGACCGGGCCGAGCCGATCGGCCGCGTCGCGGGCGAGGAGGAGATCGTGCGCATCGCGGACCGGCTGGTGGCCAACACGCAGGAGGAGCGGCGCGAGCTCGTCGACCTGTACGGTGCCGCGCCGGACCGGGTCGACGTCGTCCATCCCGGGGTCGACCTCGAGGTGTTCCGCAGCGGGCGCCGCGACGAGTCCCGCACGCTTCTCGGCCTTCCCGACGGCGCCGCGGTGCTGCTCTTCGCCGGCCGCATCCAGCCGTTGAAGGCTCCCGACGTGGTGCTGCGCGCGGCTGCCGTCATGATCGATCGCGACCCGGCGCTGCGGGAGCGGCTCCAGGTGGTGGTCGTCGGCGGTGCCTCGGGCAGCGGGCTGGATCGTCCGACCTCTCTCGTCGAGCTGGCAGACGACCTCGGGATCGCCGACGTCGTCCGGCTGGAGCCGGCGGTCACCCAGGCGGAGCTGGCCGGCTGGTACGCCGCCGCCGACGTGGTCTGCGTGCCGTCGTACAACGAGTCGTTCGGGCTCGTCGCGATCGAGGCCCAGGCCTGCGGCACCCCGGTCGTCGCCGCGCGCGTCGGGGGTCTGTCGACGGCGGTCGCCGACGGCGTGAGCGGTGTGCTGGTCGACGGCCACGACCCGCGGGACTACGCCGACGCGCTGCACCCGCTGCTCACCGACCGGGCCCATCGCGACGCCCTGGGCCAGAAGGCGGTGGCGCACGCGACGGGCTTCGGCTGGGACGCGACCGTCGACCGGGTGCTGGAGGTCTACGCCCGGGCCTTCGACGAGCGGGCCGGCGACAACGGGACGACGAAGGACGCGTGAGGACATGAGCGCCGACCTGACGACCGACCAGCGCCAGGCGCTCGAGGTGATCCTCGACGCGGTGGCCTCAGCCGGGCTCGACCACGTGCGGCACGGCCTCACCGTGGTCGAGGTCGACCTGCCGGGGGAGCGCAAGCTCAAGACCACGACGCGCCTCGACGTCGGCCGGCACACGCTGGGCGTGCACGCCTTCGTCGCGCGCAACCCCGACGAGAACCACGAGGGCGTCTACCGCTGGCTGCTCGAGCGCAACCTCAAGCTGTACGGCGTCGCGTTCGCCATCGACTCCGCGGGCGACGTCTACCTCGACGGCCGGCTGCCGCTGCACTCGGTCACGGCCGACGAGGTCGACCGTCTCCTCGGCGCCGTGCTCTCGGCGTCGGACGACTCGTTCAACACGATCCTCGAGCTCGGCTTCGCCTCGTCCATCCGCAAGGAGTGGGCGTGGCGCGAGTCCCGCGGCGAGTCGACGGCCAACCTGGCCGCCTTCGAGCACCTGCGCCCGAAGGACTGACGGGCGGTTCGTCGGGCGGCGTCGGTCGGGTGGGCCCTCGCTTGCTGCTGCGTCGTTCGGCCGGGCCTTCGCCTGCTGCTGCGGCGGTCGATCGGGCTCTCGCTCGCTGCCGCGTCGCTGTGGCTGAGAGTCGCGGTGGCGTCCGAAAGGGCCTCGACCGGCTGAGGGGTCCGGTGTCGGGCGAGCACGCGGGGTGCGGCCCGGCCCACGCAAGATTCTGCGTTCTCGCGTCCGAGCTCGAAGGATGCTGCGTTCGCCACGAGATCCCGCAGGAAACGCAGCATCGTTCGGGTTCTCGCGCGCGAAGGCAGGATCGTGCGTCCGACGGGCGGCGTGACGCTCGGGCGGTCGACGATTCTCCCTCGGCGTGGGACGGTCCACGAGAAGGGAGAATCCCTGCCCGGGCAAGTCACCGAGCGCCTCAGATCAGGGGTGCGAGATCGCCTCGCGCACCTTCGTGGTGAGCGCGGTGAACTCGGGCAGGGCGCGCAGGTCCGCCGGGGCCACCTTGCGGCTGCTGGTGGAGAAGCGGGCCGACTCGTCGAGCACGATACGGCCGGGACGCGGGCTCATCACGAGGACGCGCGAACCGAGGAACACGGCCTCGTCGACCCCGTGGGTGATGAACAAGATGGTCTTGCCCGTCTCGCGCCAGATCGTCAGCAGCTCCTCCTGCAGGCGCTCGCGGGTGAGGGCGTCGAGCGCACCGAAGGGCTCGTCCATGAGGACGATCTCGGGGTCGTTCGTGAGCACGCGGGCGATCTGCGCGCGCTGCTGCATGCCGCCCGACAGCTCGTAGGGGCGCAGGCCCGCGACGTCGGACAGTCCGACGAGCTCGAGGTAGCGCTCGGCGGTGCGGTGCCGCTCGGCCTTCGCGACGCCGCGCACCTTCGGGCCGAGGGCCACGTTGTCCCGCACGTCGAGCCACGGGTAGAGCGTCGGCTGCTGGAACACGACGCCGCGCTCGCGACCCGGGCCGCGCACGGGCCGACCGCCGACCTCGACGGTGCCGCGCGTCGGCTCGACGAAGCCAGCGAGGAGGCGCAGCAGCGTCGTCTTGCCGCAGCCCGAGGGTCCCGCGAGGGTCACGAGCTCTCCCGGCTCGATCGTCAGGTCGATCCGGTCGATCGCGCGCACCGACCCGTCGCGGGTCCGGAACTCCTGCTCCAGACCCGCGACGGTGACGGCGAGGTCGTGGCGCTCACTCACCGGCGGCGGCCTCCGCCGGTCCGGGGTCGACGCCGTCGGCGTAGTCGGACTCGGGCGCGACCTCCGCGATGCCGTCCTGCGTGAGCAGGAACTCGGCCGTGGTGAAGAGGTCCTGTCCGAGCTTGCCGCCCAGGTAGTCGGCGCCCACCTGCTGAGAGGCGTCGAGGAACACGAAGCCCTCGAACTGCTTCTGCGCCTCCGCGGCGGTCACGCCCACCTCGACGGCCACGCTCTCGGCGGCCTTCTCCGGGTCGCTCTTGATCTGCTTGACCGCGTAGTCCTGCGCCTTCGCCCACACGGCCAGGACCTCGGGGTTGTCCTCGATGAAGGAGTCGTCGGCGATCGCGAGATCGAACGTCGGCTTGCCCGCCTTCGCCGTGTCCTCGCTCGTGAGGATGACCTTCCCGCCGTCCTTCTTCAGCTCGCTCAGCGTCGGGTCCCAGATCCACGCGGCGTCGATGTCGCCGCGCGACCAGGTCGGGGCGATCTGCTCGGGCTCGGAGTTGACCAGCTTGTAGTCGGAGGCGTCCTCGCCGGCGTCGGCGATGGCCTGCAGGAGGGAGAAGTGCGCCGTGGAGCCGAACGGGGTGGCGATGGTCTTGCCCTTGAGTCCGGCGATGTCGGTGGCCTCGCCCCCGCGCACGGCGAGCGACTCGGCGGAGCCGATGACGTCGTGCACCCAGATGACCGAGACGGGCAGGTCGAGCGGGGCCGACAGCGCCTTGGTGCTTGGCGAGGAGCCGGCGAGGCCGATGTCGAGGCTGCCGCCGCCGAAGGCCTGCACGACGTCGCCGCCGGACGCGAAGTTGCTCCACTCGATGGTGGCGTTCGGCAGGCAGTTCTCGAGGATCCTCTGGTCCTTCACGACGACGTCGCCGTTGGGGATCTTCTGGTAGCCGATGCGCACGGTCGTGTCGACGGACTCGTCGGCCTCGAACGGACACGCGTCGGCGGACGCCTGCGTGGTCTCGCCGCCGACGCCGCAGGCCGTGAGGCCGAGGGTGGCCACGACGGCGGCCAGCGCGGCGGCGACGGGGGTGCGGGACAGGAGGGGGGTCTTCATGGTCAGGCCTTTCCTCGCCAGGGGACGAGCTTCTTCTCGACGGTGCGGATGAGTGCGTCAAGGGCGATCGCGGTGAGGCCGATGACGATGATGCAGGCGATCGACAGGGCGATCTTGTTCTGCGTTCCCGAGAGGTAGGCCAGGCCCCCGATGCCCGGCAGTCCGTTGACCAGCTCGGCGGCCACGACGGTGGTCCACGCGAAGCCGACGGCGACACGGAGACCACTGAGCACGTCGGGCAGGGTCGCGGGGAGGATCACGGTGGTGATGGTCTGACGCCGCGTGGCGCCGAGCGACCGGACGGCGTTCACCTGGTCGTCGCGCACGCCGCGGACACCGTTGAGGGTCGCGAGCGCGATCGGCGGGAACGCGGCGAGGAACAGCAGCGACACCTTCGACGTGTCACCGATGCCGAACCACGCCACGAGGAAGCCGAGGTAGGCCAACGGCGGCAGCGACCGCAGGAAGTCGACGTACGGGCCGACGACCCGCGAGAACCAGGGAACGGTGCCCATCGTCAGGCCGAGGGGGATGCCGACGAGGATGGCCAGGGCGAGCCCGCCACCGATCCGCTGCAGGCTCACCAGCAGGTGCTCCCACAGGTAGTAGCCCTCCTCGCCCCGCACGACCCGGTCGACGCCACCACCGATCGCGTGGTCGGTGTTGGCGCGCACGAACGCGTCCCACACTTCCAGCGGGCTCGGCGTCAGGTAGGCCGGACGCACCACGTCGGCCGCAGCCACCAGCGTCCACGCCGTCAGCACGACCACCAACGTCGCGACGGGTGGCAGCCAGCGCGACGGCGCGGGAGGACGGATCACGAGGAGTGACCGTATGGCGCGCCGACGCCGGGTGGCGCCGGGTCCAGCATCCGGGAACGGTCTCGCCTGGCTCGTGCGATGGGCTAGGCGAGCGTCGCCCGCGGTCACCGTGACCGGAGTCGGGCCGCTCACGTAGCGTTGGTGCCGTGAAGGCTCTGGTGTTCTGCGACGTGACGGACCCGTGGTCGTACGTCGGGGTGACGCGCTTCGAGCGCGCGGCCGGGATGTTCACGATCCTCACGGGGGAGCCGCTCGACGTGTCCTTCCGCGCCCGGCTCCTGGAGCCCGACGCGCCCAGCTCGGGCAGACCGCTGCGCGCGGTCCTGGCCGAGCGGCTCGGGGGCGACGACAAGGTCGACCTCGTTGACGCGCAGGTGACCGCGGCTGCTCGCATCAGCGGCATCGAGCTCAACCTCGCCGAGGCGGTCGAGGCCAACAGCCTCGACGCTTGGCGGCTCCTCACCTGGGCCGACGAGGCGGGGCCGGGGCTGCAGCGCGAGCTCGCCCACCAGCTCTGGCGGGCCCACCTGCTAGAGGGTGCCGACCTCGCGGACCCGCTCGTGCTGTCCAGTCGGGCGGCTCTCGTCGGGCTCGACCTCGAGACGGCCGACGCCCTGCTGGCGAGCGACGAGTACGCCGATGCGGTCCGCACCCAGGACGAGACGGCGCGGTCCCTCGGCGTGACGCAGCTCCCCTACGTCGTCGTCGAGAACCGGTGGACCCTCGCCGGTACCCAGTCGCAGGACGACTACGTGCAGGCGCTCCACCAGATCCACCGCGAGTGGCGCGACGCGTAGCCCCGTCTTGGACACGTCCGGGGCACTCGGGCGGGTCCGGATGCCCCGGAACTGTCCGAAACGCAGGGACGGGCTGGCGGTAGGGTCGTCGCCATGACCTACACGCTCGTCCTCCTGCGCCACGGGCACAGCGAGTGGAACGCGAAGAACCTGTTCACCGGCTGGGTCGACGTCGACCTCAACGAGCAGGGCGTGGAGGAGGCCCACCGCGGGGCCACGCTGCTGGCCGACGCCGGCATCGCCCCCGACGTGTCGCACACGTCGCTGCTGCGTCGGGCCATCCGCACGTCGCAGATCGTGCTCGACGGCATCGACCGGCACTGGATCCCGGTCAAGCGCTCGTGGCGGCTCAACGAGCGTCACTACGGCGCACTGCAGGGCAAGGACAAGAAGGCAACCCTGGAGGAGTACGGCGAGGAGCAGTTCATGACCTGGCGCCGTTCCTACAGCACCCCGCCGCCGGCGCTCGACGACGACAGCGAGTTCTCGCAGGCCAAGGACGCCCGCTA is part of the Aeromicrobium sp. Leaf245 genome and harbors:
- a CDS encoding phosphoglyceromutase, encoding MTYTLVLLRHGHSEWNAKNLFTGWVDVDLNEQGVEEAHRGATLLADAGIAPDVSHTSLLRRAIRTSQIVLDGIDRHWIPVKRSWRLNERHYGALQGKDKKATLEEYGEEQFMTWRRSYSTPPPALDDDSEFSQAKDARYAALPDELLPRTECLADVLDRMLPYWYDSVLPDLLDGRTVLVTAHGNSLRALVKHLDGLGEDEVVGLNIPTGIPLVYELDDDLKPVTKGGQYLDPDAAADAIAAVANQGR
- a CDS encoding SDR family NAD(P)-dependent oxidoreductase; its protein translation is MVEQSPAPSQQVGRPVAVVTGASSGIGAASARHLAAAGYRVVCAARRADRIQALAAEIDGIAVPCDVTDAEQVRALAEAAGPAVSLLVNNAGGALGLDPVEHADAEDWRRMYEINVIGTLQVTRALLPALEASGAGTILNVGSTAGRIAYEGGGGYTAAKHGVAVMTETLRLELLGRPVRVCEVAPGMVRTEEFALTRFDGDAERAEAVYAGVDEPLTADDVADVVAWIATRPQHVNVDLVVVKPIAQASQHKVHRTS
- the mshA gene encoding D-inositol-3-phosphate glycosyltransferase; this translates as MLSAHTSPLEQPGSGDAGGMNVYVLELARRLARRGVEVEVFTRATSRHLPPVVEAAPGVVVRHVTAGPFEGLTKDDLPSQLCGFVRDVLRAEVVAGPDHFDLVHSHYWLSGQVGTVAAERWDVPLVHTMHTMAKVKNAHLAEGDRAEPIGRVAGEEEIVRIADRLVANTQEERRELVDLYGAAPDRVDVVHPGVDLEVFRSGRRDESRTLLGLPDGAAVLLFAGRIQPLKAPDVVLRAAAVMIDRDPALRERLQVVVVGGASGSGLDRPTSLVELADDLGIADVVRLEPAVTQAELAGWYAAADVVCVPSYNESFGLVAIEAQACGTPVVAARVGGLSTAVADGVSGVLVDGHDPRDYADALHPLLTDRAHRDALGQKAVAHATGFGWDATVDRVLEVYARAFDERAGDNGTTKDA
- a CDS encoding MarR family winged helix-turn-helix transcriptional regulator is translated as MTIERGAVHERLEAFVQRLMSCVHSEGLDQLVELDLSMTQARAMFTVAHADRPLAINEIATAIGLSVAASGRTVDQLVKLGALERHESPEDRRVKLVGLTKHGFDFVDEQMEHKRRALRVVADRLDPQHAEDLHRILGQILASDALRLPEKEDHV
- a CDS encoding YbjN domain-containing protein, with the protein product MSADLTTDQRQALEVILDAVASAGLDHVRHGLTVVEVDLPGERKLKTTTRLDVGRHTLGVHAFVARNPDENHEGVYRWLLERNLKLYGVAFAIDSAGDVYLDGRLPLHSVTADEVDRLLGAVLSASDDSFNTILELGFASSIRKEWAWRESRGESTANLAAFEHLRPKD
- a CDS encoding DHA2 family efflux MFS transporter permease subunit, which codes for MSDQTAVGAAPSIPDDDRITPDILKIAGVVVLGAIMSILDITVVNVALPTFQEAFDVSELSTVAWSVTGYTLALAAVIPLTGWAADRFGTKRLYMAAIGLFTIGSVLCATAWSIESLVAFRVLQGLGGGMLMPLGMTIMTRAAGPHRMGRLMAILGIPMLLGPIMGPILGGWLIEIASWHWIFLINLPLGLAALVYAQIILPKDEAEPSESFDFIGMLLMSPGLALFLFGVSSIPETGTVESTRVLVPAIVGALLIIGFVFWAFRPKHPLLDLRLFKDRNLAVSTITMFLFVGAFFGALLLVPTYFQQVRGESVLKAGLLVAPQGLGAMLTMPIAGTLVDRMPIGRIVPFGFVGIIVGVVGLATSTDPNTPLWHIMGWLFVMGLGMGGTMMPIFTSALKTLKAHDVARGSTLINVVQQVASSIGVAIMTVLLTNGFKDSAAVTAGQAIGEAERTGTPPPQEALEVAQRLGDGFQATVLQDMADAFHSTYLVALALIVVALVPVAFMPRKREESKLLADEDRPPVVVH
- a CDS encoding ABC transporter ATP-binding protein, whose amino-acid sequence is MSERHDLAVTVAGLEQEFRTRDGSVRAIDRIDLTIEPGELVTLAGPSGCGKTTLLRLLAGFVEPTRGTVEVGGRPVRGPGRERGVVFQQPTLYPWLDVRDNVALGPKVRGVAKAERHRTAERYLELVGLSDVAGLRPYELSGGMQQRAQIARVLTNDPEIVLMDEPFGALDALTRERLQEELLTIWRETGKTILFITHGVDEAVFLGSRVLVMSPRPGRIVLDESARFSTSSRKVAPADLRALPEFTALTTKVREAISHP
- a CDS encoding ABC transporter permease, which translates into the protein MIRPPAPSRWLPPVATLVVVLTAWTLVAAADVVRPAYLTPSPLEVWDAFVRANTDHAIGGGVDRVVRGEEGYYLWEHLLVSLQRIGGGLALAILVGIPLGLTMGTVPWFSRVVGPYVDFLRSLPPLAYLGFLVAWFGIGDTSKVSLLFLAAFPPIALATLNGVRGVRDDQVNAVRSLGATRRQTITTVILPATLPDVLSGLRVAVGFAWTTVVAAELVNGLPGIGGLAYLSGTQNKIALSIACIIVIGLTAIALDALIRTVEKKLVPWRGKA
- a CDS encoding DsbA family protein, with the protein product MKALVFCDVTDPWSYVGVTRFERAAGMFTILTGEPLDVSFRARLLEPDAPSSGRPLRAVLAERLGGDDKVDLVDAQVTAAARISGIELNLAEAVEANSLDAWRLLTWADEAGPGLQRELAHQLWRAHLLEGADLADPLVLSSRAALVGLDLETADALLASDEYADAVRTQDETARSLGVTQLPYVVVENRWTLAGTQSQDDYVQALHQIHREWRDA
- a CDS encoding ABC transporter substrate-binding protein, encoding MKTPLLSRTPVAAALAAVVATLGLTACGVGGETTQASADACPFEADESVDTTVRIGYQKIPNGDVVVKDQRILENCLPNATIEWSNFASGGDVVQAFGGGSLDIGLAGSSPSTKALSAPLDLPVSVIWVHDVIGSAESLAVRGGEATDIAGLKGKTIATPFGSTAHFSLLQAIADAGEDASDYKLVNSEPEQIAPTWSRGDIDAAWIWDPTLSELKKDGGKVILTSEDTAKAGKPTFDLAIADDSFIEDNPEVLAVWAKAQDYAVKQIKSDPEKAAESVAVEVGVTAAEAQKQFEGFVFLDASQQVGADYLGGKLGQDLFTTAEFLLTQDGIAEVAPESDYADGVDPGPAEAAAGE
- the typA gene encoding translational GTPase TypA; the encoded protein is MSTRLDLRNVAIVAHVDHGKTTLVDAMLQQQGAYTDHQEVTDRVMDSGDLEREKGITILAKNTAVRYAGPGAPEGGVTINIIDTPGHADFGGEVERGLSMVDAVVLLVDASEGPLPQTRFVLRKALAAKMPVILVVNKVDRPDSRIAEVVDETYELFLDLLPEDAGDDALDFPVVYASARAGRASLNKPDDGGLPDNENLVPLFQTIMDAVPAPEYTEGAPLQAHVTNLDSSPFLGRLALVRVKEGTLKKGQQVAWMKRDGSVERVKVTELLITEALERKPGESAGPGDIVAIAGMASINIGETLADPENPVALPLIHVDEPAISMTIGTNQSPLAGREKGTKVTARLVKDRLDAELIGNVSIRVLPTDRPDAWEVQGRGELALAILVEQMRREGYELTVGKPQVVTKEIDGKLHEPVERLTIDAPEEYLGTITQLLAVRKGRMEQMINHGTGWVRMEFLVPARGLIGFRTEFLTDTRGTGIAHHISEGYEPWFGEISTRPSGSLVADRAGAVTSFAMTNLQERGVLFVEPATEVYEGMIVGENSRDDDMDVNITKEKKQTNIRSATSDNFEKVIPPKRLSLEQCLEFCREDECVEVTPTHVRIRKVILNASERARAAKSRR